One window of the Klebsiella sp. WP3-W18-ESBL-02 genome contains the following:
- the cra gene encoding catabolite repressor/activator — MKLDEIARLAGVSRTTASYVINGKAKQYRVSDKTVEKVMAVVREHNYHPNAVAAGLRAGRTRSIGLVIPDLENTSYTRIANYLERQARQRGYQLLIACSEDQPDNEMRCIEHLLQRQVDAIIVSTSLPPEHPFYQRWANDSFPIVALDRALDREHFTSVVGADQDDAEMLAAELRTFPAETVLYLGALPELSVSYLREQGFRTAWKDDPREVHFLYANSYEREAAAQLFEKWLETHPMPQALFTTSFALLQGVMDVTLRREGKLPTDLAIATFGDNELLDFLQCPVLAVAQRHRDVAERVLEIVLASLDEPRKPKPGLSRIRRNLYRRGSLSRR; from the coding sequence GTGAAACTGGATGAAATCGCCCGGCTTGCCGGTGTTTCCCGAACCACCGCCAGCTATGTGATTAACGGCAAAGCGAAGCAGTACCGCGTTAGCGACAAAACTGTTGAGAAAGTGATGGCCGTCGTGCGCGAGCATAACTACCATCCCAACGCGGTTGCCGCCGGGCTGCGTGCAGGACGCACGCGTTCTATCGGGCTTGTTATCCCGGATCTGGAAAATACCAGCTATACCCGCATCGCCAACTACCTCGAACGTCAGGCCCGCCAGCGTGGTTACCAGCTGCTGATTGCCTGTTCCGAAGATCAGCCGGATAACGAAATGCGCTGCATTGAGCATCTGCTGCAGCGCCAGGTGGACGCGATCATTGTTTCTACCTCGTTACCGCCGGAGCATCCGTTCTATCAGCGTTGGGCTAACGATTCGTTCCCGATTGTCGCGCTGGACCGTGCGCTGGACCGCGAACATTTCACCAGCGTCGTGGGGGCTGACCAGGACGATGCAGAAATGCTGGCTGCCGAACTGCGTACCTTCCCGGCGGAAACCGTGCTTTACCTTGGCGCACTGCCGGAGCTGTCGGTTAGCTACCTGCGTGAACAAGGCTTCCGTACGGCCTGGAAAGACGATCCGCGCGAAGTGCACTTCCTGTACGCCAACAGCTATGAGCGCGAAGCCGCAGCGCAGCTGTTTGAGAAATGGCTGGAAACGCACCCGATGCCGCAGGCGCTGTTTACCACATCGTTTGCGCTGCTGCAGGGCGTAATGGACGTTACGCTGCGCCGTGAAGGCAAGCTGCCGACCGATCTGGCGATCGCCACCTTCGGCGATAACGAATTGCTCGATTTCCTGCAGTGCCCGGTGCTGGCCGTGGCTCAGCGCCACCGCGACGTTGCCGAGCGCGTACTGGAGATTGTGCTGGCAAGCCTGGACGAGCCGCGTAAGCCAAAACCGGGTCTGAGCCGTATTCGTCGTAATCTCTACCGTCGCGGTAGTCTGAGTCGTCGATAA
- the ilvN gene encoding acetolactate synthase small subunit, with protein sequence MRRILSVLLENESGALSRVIGLFSQRGYNIESLTVAPTDDPTLSRMTIQTVGDEKTIEQIEKQLHKLVDVLRVNELGQGAHVEREIMLVKVQASGYGRDEVKRNTEIFRGQIIDVTPSLYTVQLAGTSDKLDAFLASLRDVARIVEVARSGVVGLSRGDKIMR encoded by the coding sequence ATGCGCCGGATATTATCTGTACTGCTGGAAAACGAGTCCGGCGCGCTGTCGCGCGTCATTGGGCTTTTCTCTCAACGCGGCTACAACATTGAGAGCCTGACCGTGGCGCCGACCGACGACCCGACGCTGTCGCGAATGACCATTCAGACGGTTGGCGACGAGAAGACCATCGAACAGATCGAAAAGCAGCTGCATAAGCTGGTGGACGTGCTGCGGGTTAACGAGCTGGGGCAGGGGGCGCACGTTGAGCGCGAAATCATGCTGGTGAAAGTGCAGGCCAGCGGCTACGGCCGCGACGAGGTGAAACGCAACACGGAAATCTTCCGCGGGCAGATCATCGACGTCACGCCGTCGCTGTATACCGTCCAGCTGGCGGGCACCAGCGATAAGCTGGATGCGTTCCTCGCGTCGCTGCGCGATGTCGCCAGAATTGTTGAGGTTGCCCGCTCCGGGGTGGTCGGTCTGTCGCGCGGCGACAAGATTATGCGCTAG
- the ilvI gene encoding acetolactate synthase 3 large subunit: MEMLSGAEMVVRSLIDQGVKQVFGYPGGAVLDIYDALHTVGGIDHVLVRHEQAAVHMADGLARATGEVGVVLVTSGPGATNAITGIATAYMDSIPLVVISGQVATSLIGYDAFQECDMVGISRPVVKHSFLVKQTEDIPGVLKKAFWLAASGRPGPVVVDLPKDILSPANKLPYVWPDAVSMRSYYPTTTGHKGQIKRALQTLIAAKKPVVYVGGGVVNAECHAQLRTLIEKLNLPVTSSLMGLGGFPATHRQALGMLGMHGTYEANMTMHHSDVIFAVGVRFDDRTTNNLAKYCPDATVLHIDIDPTSISKTVPADIPIVGDAGLVLDQMLELLDQESAAQPLDDIRDWWQQIEQWRARQCLKYDEKSEQIKPQAVIEAIWRLTHGDAYVTSDVGQHQMFAALYYPFDKPRRWINSGGLGTMGFGLPAALGVKMAFPEETVVCVTGDGSIQMNIQELSTAQQYQLPVLVLNLNNGYLGMVKQWQDMIYSGRHSQSYMQSLPDFVRLAEAYGHVGIRITRPDELESKLSEALEHVRNKRLVFVDVAVDGSEHVYPMHIRGGAMDEMWLSKTERT, translated from the coding sequence ATGGAGATGTTGTCAGGAGCCGAGATGGTCGTCCGATCGTTAATCGATCAGGGCGTAAAGCAGGTGTTTGGCTATCCGGGGGGCGCGGTCCTCGATATATATGATGCGCTGCATACGGTCGGCGGCATTGACCACGTACTGGTCCGCCACGAGCAGGCGGCGGTACATATGGCTGACGGGCTGGCGCGTGCGACTGGTGAGGTTGGCGTCGTGCTGGTGACCTCGGGCCCGGGGGCGACCAACGCCATTACCGGGATTGCGACCGCTTATATGGATTCCATTCCTCTGGTGGTGATCTCCGGTCAGGTCGCGACCTCGCTGATTGGCTACGATGCCTTCCAGGAGTGCGACATGGTGGGGATCTCCCGGCCGGTCGTGAAGCACAGCTTTCTGGTGAAACAGACTGAGGATATTCCCGGCGTACTGAAGAAAGCGTTCTGGCTAGCGGCCAGCGGCCGCCCCGGACCGGTGGTGGTGGATCTGCCGAAAGATATTCTTAGCCCGGCGAACAAACTGCCGTACGTCTGGCCGGATGCGGTCAGCATGCGTTCTTATTACCCGACCACCACGGGGCATAAGGGGCAGATTAAGCGTGCGTTACAGACCCTGATTGCCGCGAAAAAACCGGTCGTTTATGTCGGCGGTGGAGTGGTGAACGCCGAGTGCCACGCGCAGCTGCGCACGCTGATTGAAAAGCTGAATCTTCCCGTCACCTCATCGCTGATGGGGCTAGGTGGCTTCCCGGCGACGCATCGCCAGGCGCTGGGGATGCTAGGGATGCATGGTACTTATGAAGCCAATATGACCATGCATCATTCCGACGTCATCTTTGCCGTCGGCGTGCGCTTTGACGATCGCACGACCAATAATCTGGCGAAGTACTGCCCGGATGCGACGGTGCTGCATATTGATATCGATCCAACGTCGATCTCGAAAACCGTTCCGGCGGACATTCCGATCGTGGGCGACGCGGGGCTGGTGCTCGATCAAATGCTGGAGCTGCTGGATCAAGAAAGCGCCGCGCAGCCGTTGGATGATATTCGCGACTGGTGGCAGCAGATTGAACAGTGGCGCGCCCGCCAGTGCCTGAAGTATGACGAAAAAAGTGAACAGATTAAGCCGCAGGCGGTCATTGAGGCCATCTGGAGGCTGACCCACGGCGATGCTTATGTGACCTCCGACGTTGGCCAGCATCAGATGTTCGCCGCGCTGTACTATCCGTTTGATAAACCACGCCGCTGGATCAACTCCGGTGGTCTGGGCACCATGGGCTTTGGCCTGCCCGCTGCGCTGGGCGTCAAAATGGCGTTTCCTGAGGAAACGGTGGTTTGCGTTACCGGCGACGGCAGTATTCAGATGAACATCCAGGAGCTGTCGACCGCACAGCAGTATCAACTGCCGGTGCTGGTGCTGAACCTGAACAACGGTTATCTGGGGATGGTCAAGCAATGGCAGGACATGATTTATTCTGGCCGCCACTCCCAATCTTATATGCAGTCGCTGCCGGACTTTGTCCGCCTGGCGGAAGCCTATGGCCACGTGGGTATCCGCATTACTCGCCCGGATGAGCTGGAAAGCAAGCTGAGCGAGGCGCTGGAACATGTGCGCAATAAACGCCTGGTGTTCGTTGACGTCGCCGTCGACGGTAGCGAGCACGTCTACCCCATGCATATTCGCGGTGGGGCAATGGACGAGATGTGGTTGAGCAAAACGGAGAGAACCTGA
- the leuO gene encoding transcriptional regulator LeuO, producing MTLESESVISAPEKPRVTANEGNKPQLRLVDLNLLTVFDAVMQEQNITRAAHMLGMSQPAVSNAVARLKVMFNDELFVRYGRGIQPTARAFQLFGSIRQALQLVQNELPGSGFEPLSSERVFNLCVCSPLDNYLTSIILNKVNEVAPHIHMVFKSSLNQNTEHQLRYQEIEFVLGYEEFRRPEFACVPLFNDEMVMVASKKHPRINGPVSEEVLYQEEHAVVSLDRYASFSQPWYDTLDKQSRIAYQGMALISVLNVVSQTHLVAIAPRRLADEFAEQIGLQVLPLPMKLNSRTCYLSWHEAAGRDKGHQWMEELLVNACRQQ from the coding sequence ATGACACTGGAGTCTGAGAGCGTTATTAGCGCGCCGGAGAAGCCGCGTGTGACCGCAAATGAAGGGAACAAACCGCAGCTACGGTTGGTGGATTTAAATTTACTGACCGTATTTGATGCGGTTATGCAGGAGCAAAATATTACCCGCGCGGCGCATATGCTGGGGATGTCGCAACCCGCGGTCAGCAACGCCGTGGCGCGGTTGAAGGTGATGTTTAATGATGAGCTGTTCGTTCGCTACGGTCGCGGCATTCAGCCCACCGCCCGTGCATTTCAGCTGTTTGGCTCGATTCGTCAGGCGCTTCAGCTGGTGCAAAATGAGCTACCGGGTTCCGGTTTTGAACCGCTAAGCAGTGAACGCGTATTTAATCTCTGCGTCTGTAGTCCGCTGGATAATTATCTGACCTCTATTATTTTGAATAAAGTGAATGAAGTCGCCCCACATATTCACATGGTGTTTAAGTCATCCTTAAATCAAAATACAGAACATCAGCTGCGCTATCAGGAAATTGAGTTTGTTCTTGGCTATGAAGAGTTTCGTCGTCCGGAATTCGCCTGCGTGCCGTTATTCAATGATGAAATGGTGATGGTCGCCAGTAAAAAACATCCGCGTATTAATGGCCCGGTTTCGGAGGAGGTGCTGTATCAAGAGGAACATGCGGTGGTTTCACTGGATCGTTATGCCTCTTTTAGCCAGCCGTGGTATGACACCCTTGATAAACAAAGCCGCATTGCTTATCAGGGGATGGCGCTGATTAGCGTATTAAACGTGGTTTCTCAAACTCATCTGGTGGCGATTGCGCCACGTCGCCTGGCAGACGAATTTGCTGAACAGATTGGCCTGCAGGTATTACCGCTGCCGATGAAGCTAAATAGCCGTACCTGTTACCTTTCCTGGCATGAAGCGGCGGGGCGCGATAAGGGCCATCAGTGGATGGAAGAGCTGCTGGTTAACGCCTGTCGGCAGCAATAA
- the leuL gene encoding leu operon leader peptide, which translates to MFRTTRFNGLLLLNAFSVRGRLVCDVQR; encoded by the coding sequence ATGTTCCGCACCACTCGCTTCAACGGCCTACTACTACTAAACGCCTTTTCTGTGCGCGGTAGGCTGGTGTGCGACGTTCAGCGTTAG
- the leuA gene encoding 2-isopropylmalate synthase codes for MSQQVIIFDTTLRDGEQALQASLSVKEKLQIAFALERMGVDVMEVGFPVSSPGDFESVQTIARNIKNSRVCALARCVEQDIDVAAESLKVAEAFRIHTFIATSPMHIATKLRSTLDEVIERAVYMVKRARNYTDDVEFSCEDAGRTPIDQLARVVEAAINAGATTINIPDTVGYTLPFEFSNIITGLYERVPNIDKAIISVHTHDDLGMAVGNSLAAVHAGARQVEGAMNGIGERAGNCSLEEVIMAIKVRKDIMNVHTAINHNEIWRTSQTVSQICNMPIPANKAIVGTGAFAHSSGIHQDGVLKNRENYEIMTPESIGLNQVQLNLTSRSGRAAVKHRMEEMGYKDTDYNMDHLYDAFLKLADKKGQVFDYDLEALAFINKQQEEPEHFRLDYFSVQSGSSDIATASVKLACGEETKAEAANGNGPVDAIYQAINRITGYDVELVKYDLNAKGQGKDALGQVDIVVTHNGRRFHGVGLATDIVESSAKAMVHVLNNIWRAAEVEKELQRKIKNNENNKETV; via the coding sequence ATGAGCCAGCAAGTCATTATTTTCGATACGACCTTACGTGATGGTGAACAGGCATTACAGGCGAGCCTGAGCGTGAAAGAGAAGCTGCAGATTGCCTTTGCCCTCGAGCGTATGGGCGTTGACGTAATGGAAGTTGGGTTTCCGGTCTCTTCTCCGGGCGATTTCGAATCCGTACAGACCATCGCCCGCAACATTAAAAACAGCCGCGTCTGCGCGCTGGCACGCTGCGTAGAGCAGGATATCGACGTTGCCGCCGAGTCATTAAAAGTCGCGGAAGCGTTCCGTATTCATACTTTTATTGCGACGTCACCCATGCACATCGCCACCAAACTGCGCAGCACGCTGGACGAGGTTATCGAACGCGCGGTCTATATGGTGAAACGGGCGCGTAACTATACTGACGACGTCGAATTCTCCTGTGAAGATGCCGGGCGTACCCCAATCGATCAGCTGGCACGCGTGGTTGAAGCGGCGATTAACGCGGGCGCTACCACCATCAATATTCCAGACACCGTTGGCTATACCCTGCCGTTCGAGTTCTCCAACATCATTACCGGCCTGTATGAACGCGTTCCAAACATTGATAAAGCGATTATCTCCGTTCACACCCACGATGACTTAGGGATGGCGGTCGGCAACTCGCTGGCAGCCGTTCACGCCGGCGCGCGTCAGGTTGAAGGCGCAATGAACGGCATCGGCGAACGTGCGGGTAACTGCTCGCTGGAAGAAGTCATCATGGCGATTAAGGTGCGCAAAGACATCATGAACGTGCACACCGCCATCAACCACAACGAAATCTGGCGTACCAGCCAGACCGTCAGCCAGATCTGCAACATGCCGATCCCGGCCAACAAAGCTATCGTCGGTACCGGCGCATTCGCCCACTCTTCCGGTATCCACCAGGATGGCGTGCTGAAGAACCGCGAAAACTACGAAATCATGACCCCGGAGTCCATCGGCCTGAACCAGGTTCAGCTGAACCTGACCTCCCGCTCCGGCCGCGCGGCGGTGAAACACCGTATGGAAGAGATGGGCTACAAAGATACCGACTACAACATGGACCACCTGTACGACGCGTTCCTGAAGCTGGCAGACAAAAAAGGCCAGGTCTTCGACTACGACCTGGAAGCGCTGGCATTCATCAACAAGCAGCAGGAAGAGCCGGAACATTTCCGCCTGGACTACTTCAGCGTGCAGTCTGGTTCCAGCGATATCGCCACCGCGTCCGTGAAGTTGGCCTGCGGTGAAGAAACTAAGGCCGAAGCGGCGAATGGTAACGGTCCGGTTGATGCCATCTACCAGGCGATTAACCGCATCACCGGCTATGACGTCGAGCTGGTCAAATACGATCTGAACGCCAAAGGCCAGGGCAAAGACGCGCTGGGTCAGGTCGATATCGTGGTCACCCACAACGGCCGCCGCTTCCACGGCGTTGGCCTGGCAACGGATATCGTCGAGTCCTCCGCCAAAGCGATGGTGCACGTGCTGAACAACATCTGGCGCGCCGCTGAAGTCGAAAAAGAATTGCAACGCAAAATTAAGAATAACGAGAACAACAAGGAAACCGTGTAA
- the leuB gene encoding 3-isopropylmalate dehydrogenase produces the protein MSKNYHIAVLPGDGIGPEVMTQALKVLEAVRQRFDMRITTSHYDVGGIAIDRHGEPLPQATVDGCDQADAILFGSVGGPKWENLPPNQQPERGALLPLRKHFKLFSNLRPAKLYQGLEEFCPLRADIAANGFDILCVRELTGGIYFGQPKGREGSGQHEKAFDTEVYHRFEIERIARIAFESARKRRHKVTSIDKSNVLQSSILWREIVSEIGKEYADVELAHMYIDNATMQLIKDPSQFDVVLCSNLFGDILSDECAMITGSMGMLPSASLNEEGFGLYEPAGGSAPDIAGKNIANPIAQILSLALLLRYSLDANDAATAIESAINRALEEGVRTGDLARGGAAVSTDEMGDIIARYVAEGV, from the coding sequence ATGTCGAAGAATTACCATATTGCTGTGTTACCAGGTGACGGTATTGGCCCTGAAGTCATGACACAGGCATTGAAAGTACTGGAAGCCGTGCGTCAACGTTTTGATATGCGCATTACCACCAGCCACTACGACGTGGGCGGCATCGCGATTGACCGCCACGGTGAACCGCTGCCGCAGGCAACGGTAGACGGCTGCGACCAGGCCGACGCCATTCTGTTTGGCTCCGTCGGTGGCCCGAAATGGGAAAACCTGCCGCCAAACCAGCAGCCAGAGCGCGGCGCGCTGCTGCCGCTGCGTAAACACTTCAAGCTGTTCAGCAACCTGCGTCCAGCGAAGCTGTACCAGGGGCTGGAAGAGTTCTGCCCGCTGCGCGCCGATATCGCCGCTAACGGCTTCGATATCCTGTGCGTCCGCGAACTGACCGGCGGTATCTACTTCGGTCAGCCGAAGGGCCGTGAAGGCAGCGGTCAGCACGAAAAAGCGTTTGATACCGAGGTGTATCACCGCTTTGAGATTGAACGTATTGCCCGTATTGCGTTTGAATCTGCACGCAAACGTCGTCACAAAGTGACCTCCATTGATAAATCTAACGTACTGCAGTCATCCATTCTGTGGCGCGAAATCGTCAGCGAAATCGGCAAAGAGTATGCCGACGTTGAGCTGGCACATATGTATATCGACAACGCCACCATGCAGCTGATTAAAGACCCGTCACAGTTCGACGTGGTGCTGTGCTCCAACCTGTTTGGCGACATTCTCTCCGATGAATGCGCGATGATCACCGGCTCCATGGGCATGCTGCCCTCTGCCAGCCTGAACGAAGAAGGCTTTGGTCTGTACGAACCTGCAGGCGGCTCCGCGCCGGACATCGCCGGTAAAAATATTGCGAACCCCATCGCACAGATCCTGTCGCTGGCGCTGCTGCTGCGCTACAGCCTGGATGCCAACGATGCCGCTACCGCTATTGAAAGCGCCATCAACCGCGCACTGGAAGAAGGCGTACGTACCGGTGACTTAGCCCGCGGCGGCGCGGCGGTCAGTACAGATGAAATGGGCGATATCATTGCCCGCTACGTTGCCGAAGGGGTGTAA
- the leuC gene encoding 3-isopropylmalate dehydratase large subunit, with product MAKTLYEKLFDAHVVYEAPNETPLLYIDRHLVHEVTSPQAFDGLRAHNRPVRQPGKTFATMDHNVSTQTKDINASGEMARIQMQELIKNCNEFGVELYDLNHPYQGIVHVMGPEQGVTLPGMTIVCGDSHTATHGAFGALAFGIGTSEVEHVLATQTLKQGRAKTMKIEVNGKAAPGITAKDIVLAIIGKTGSAGGTGHVVEFCGQAIRDLSMEGRMTLCNMAIELGAKAGLVAPDDTTFNYVEGRLHAPKGKDFDDAVAYWKTLKTDDGATFDSVVTLQAEDIAPQVTWGTNPGQVISVNDNIPDPASFNDPVERASAEKALAYMGLKPGIPLTDVAIDKVFIGSCTNSRIEDLRAAAEIAKGRKVAPGVQALVVPGSGPVKAQAEAEGLDKIFIEAGFEWRLPGCSMCLAMNNDRLNPGERCASTSNRNFEGRQGRGGRTHLVSPAMAAAAAVTGHFADIRSLK from the coding sequence ATGGCGAAGACCTTATACGAGAAGTTGTTTGATGCTCACGTGGTTTACGAAGCGCCGAACGAGACGCCGCTGCTGTACATCGACCGTCACCTGGTGCACGAGGTGACCTCGCCGCAGGCGTTTGACGGCCTGCGCGCGCACAACCGCCCGGTGCGTCAGCCGGGCAAAACCTTCGCCACCATGGATCACAACGTCTCTACGCAGACCAAAGACATCAACGCCTCCGGCGAGATGGCGCGTATCCAGATGCAGGAGCTGATTAAGAACTGCAACGAATTCGGCGTCGAGCTGTATGACCTGAACCACCCGTATCAGGGCATCGTGCACGTCATGGGGCCGGAGCAAGGCGTGACCCTGCCTGGCATGACCATCGTCTGCGGAGACTCCCACACCGCCACCCACGGCGCATTTGGCGCGCTGGCGTTCGGTATTGGTACCTCCGAAGTCGAACACGTGTTGGCAACCCAGACCCTGAAGCAGGGCCGCGCCAAAACGATGAAGATTGAAGTAAACGGCAAAGCGGCACCGGGCATCACCGCTAAAGACATCGTGCTGGCAATTATCGGTAAAACCGGCAGCGCGGGCGGTACCGGTCACGTGGTCGAATTCTGCGGCCAGGCGATTCGCGATCTGAGCATGGAAGGTCGTATGACCCTGTGCAACATGGCAATTGAGCTGGGTGCAAAAGCGGGCCTGGTCGCACCGGACGACACTACGTTTAACTATGTTGAAGGTCGCCTGCATGCGCCGAAAGGCAAAGATTTCGACGATGCGGTCGCCTACTGGAAAACCCTGAAAACCGATGATGGTGCCACGTTCGACAGCGTTGTGACCCTGCAAGCCGAAGACATCGCACCGCAGGTCACCTGGGGCACCAACCCGGGTCAGGTCATTTCCGTCAATGACAACATTCCGGATCCGGCCTCTTTCAACGATCCGGTTGAGCGCGCCAGCGCCGAGAAAGCGTTAGCCTATATGGGCCTGAAACCGGGGATCCCGCTGACCGACGTCGCGATCGATAAAGTGTTTATCGGATCGTGCACCAACTCGCGTATCGAAGATTTACGCGCGGCAGCGGAAATCGCCAAAGGCCGTAAAGTTGCCCCTGGCGTACAGGCGCTGGTCGTGCCTGGCTCCGGCCCGGTGAAAGCGCAGGCGGAAGCGGAAGGTCTGGATAAGATCTTTATCGAAGCCGGTTTTGAATGGCGTCTGCCGGGCTGCTCCATGTGCCTGGCGATGAACAACGACCGTCTGAACCCGGGCGAGCGCTGTGCCTCTACCAGCAACCGTAACTTTGAAGGCCGTCAGGGCCGCGGCGGTCGTACTCATCTGGTCAGCCCGGCTATGGCCGCAGCGGCCGCGGTTACCGGTCATTTCGCCGACATTCGTAGCTTGAAATAA
- the leuD gene encoding 3-isopropylmalate dehydratase small subunit gives MAEKFTQHTGLVVPLDAANVDTDAIIPKQFLQKVTRTGFGAHLFNDWRFLDDKGEQPNPEFVLNFPEFKGASILLARENFGCGSSREHAPWALTDYGFKVVIAPSFADIFYGNSFNNQLLPVTLSDAQVDELFALVQANPGIKFEVDLEAQVVKAGDKSYSFKIDDFRRHCMLNGLDSIGLTLQHEDAISAYENKQPAFMQ, from the coding sequence ATGGCTGAAAAATTTACCCAACATACGGGACTGGTGGTGCCGCTGGATGCCGCGAACGTCGATACCGATGCCATCATTCCAAAGCAGTTTTTGCAGAAAGTAACCCGCACCGGTTTTGGCGCGCACCTGTTCAACGACTGGCGCTTCCTCGACGACAAAGGCGAGCAGCCGAACCCAGAGTTCGTGCTGAACTTCCCTGAGTTCAAAGGTGCTTCCATTCTGCTGGCGCGCGAAAACTTCGGCTGCGGTTCCTCACGCGAACACGCACCGTGGGCGCTGACCGACTACGGTTTTAAAGTGGTGATTGCCCCAAGCTTCGCCGATATTTTCTACGGCAACAGCTTCAACAACCAGCTGCTGCCGGTCACGCTGAGCGACGCGCAGGTCGACGAACTGTTTGCGCTGGTGCAGGCCAACCCGGGCATTAAATTTGAAGTGGATCTGGAAGCGCAGGTGGTGAAAGCGGGCGATAAGTCCTACAGCTTTAAAATCGACGACTTCCGCCGCCACTGCATGCTGAACGGTCTGGACAGCATCGGCCTGACCTTACAGCATGAAGACGCCATTTCGGCCTACGAGAATAAGCAGCCTGCATTTATGCAGTAA
- the idnR gene encoding DNA-binding transcriptional regulator IdnR: MKNNRMTLQDIAALAGLNKMTVSRYLRDPNQVSQRSRELISKVMEENNYIPNRAPEILLNARSKTIGVLIPSFRNQIFADVLAGIESVTSACQYQTLIANYEYDAEREEREVLNLLSYNIDGLILTGKLHTDRMVQYVRASGIPVAELMDISGQYLDIQVGFDNEKAAFEMTQAFIDSGKRHIAFFGSMDDPRDLSRYRGTENALAAQGLEAYHLAPKTISSVALGRKMFQQAMAEKPDTDAIFCTNDDLAVGVLLECQAQQYDVPGKMAIAGFHGLEIGRARLQKMASVITPRFEIGKTAADILIKRLGGKDAPGSVNLGYQIYYGDTL; the protein is encoded by the coding sequence ATGAAAAACAATCGGATGACATTACAGGATATCGCTGCGCTTGCCGGGCTGAATAAGATGACGGTCAGCCGTTATCTACGCGACCCGAATCAGGTGTCGCAGCGTAGCCGCGAATTGATTTCGAAAGTGATGGAAGAGAACAACTACATCCCCAATCGTGCGCCGGAAATATTGCTCAATGCGCGCAGTAAAACCATCGGCGTGCTGATCCCTTCTTTTCGTAACCAGATTTTTGCTGATGTGCTCGCGGGCATAGAGTCGGTGACCTCAGCATGCCAGTACCAGACGCTGATCGCGAACTATGAATATGATGCAGAACGCGAAGAACGGGAGGTGCTGAACCTGCTTTCTTACAACATCGACGGCCTGATCCTCACCGGAAAATTGCATACCGACAGGATGGTTCAGTACGTGCGCGCCAGCGGTATTCCGGTGGCGGAACTGATGGATATCAGCGGGCAGTATCTGGATATACAGGTCGGTTTCGATAACGAAAAAGCGGCCTTCGAGATGACCCAGGCGTTTATCGACAGTGGAAAACGTCACATTGCGTTCTTTGGGTCAATGGACGACCCTCGCGATTTGAGTCGTTACCGCGGTACCGAGAATGCGCTGGCTGCGCAGGGGCTGGAGGCGTATCACCTGGCGCCAAAAACCATCTCCTCGGTGGCGCTGGGGCGCAAGATGTTCCAACAGGCAATGGCTGAAAAGCCGGACACGGATGCGATTTTTTGCACCAACGATGATCTTGCGGTTGGCGTACTGCTGGAGTGTCAGGCGCAGCAGTACGACGTGCCGGGAAAAATGGCGATTGCCGGTTTCCACGGGCTGGAGATTGGCCGCGCGCGGTTGCAAAAAATGGCCAGCGTGATTACCCCGCGTTTTGAGATTGGTAAAACGGCAGCGGATATTTTGATTAAACGTCTTGGCGGGAAGGATGCGCCGGGCAGCGTCAATCTTGGCTACCAGATTTACTACGGCGACACGCTGTAA